In Shewanella aestuarii, a genomic segment contains:
- a CDS encoding IS256 family transposase, whose protein sequence is MTNNKFNFNDAVKELQAGKNLNGKDGVLTSLIKQLTEAALQAEIEQNLDNDQQPNRKNGASSKTIKSSVGSFELNTPRDRNGSFEPQLVKKNQTTLSDEIDQKILSMFSMGMSYRDIHKHIEDMYGMNVATGTVSAITDKLIPELKAWLQRPLDSHYPIVWLDAIHYKVKEDGRYVSKAVYTLLALNMQGKKEILGLHLSENEGANYWLSVQTDLNNRGVKDILIACVDGLTGFPEAIATIFPETETQLCVIHQIRNSMKYIASKNQKEFMADLKPVYRASTKEAAELALDELETKWGDAYPLVINSWRRKWHNLSHYFKYPEHIRKVIYTTNAVEAVHRQFRKLTKTKGAFPNENSLLKLLYAGILNASEKWTMPIHNWSLCLSQLAIYFEGRLDSVLDI, encoded by the coding sequence ATGACAAACAATAAATTTAACTTTAACGATGCAGTTAAAGAGCTTCAAGCAGGTAAAAACCTAAACGGTAAAGATGGTGTCCTTACATCACTCATCAAGCAACTAACAGAAGCGGCACTCCAAGCTGAAATTGAACAGAATCTTGATAATGACCAACAGCCCAATCGTAAGAACGGCGCTAGTAGTAAAACCATAAAGTCATCCGTTGGTAGCTTTGAGCTTAATACACCACGAGATCGTAACGGTAGCTTTGAGCCTCAACTTGTTAAAAAGAATCAAACAACACTTTCAGATGAAATCGATCAAAAGATACTTTCAATGTTCAGCATGGGCATGAGTTATCGTGATATCCATAAGCACATTGAAGATATGTACGGTATGAATGTCGCCACAGGCACTGTCAGCGCAATTACCGATAAACTTATCCCAGAGCTAAAAGCATGGCTGCAAAGGCCTTTAGATAGCCACTATCCAATCGTCTGGCTTGATGCGATTCACTATAAAGTTAAAGAGGATGGCCGCTACGTCAGCAAGGCTGTTTATACCTTGCTTGCACTTAATATGCAGGGTAAAAAAGAAATTTTAGGGCTACACCTATCAGAGAATGAAGGGGCTAATTATTGGCTTTCAGTGCAGACGGATCTTAATAACCGTGGCGTAAAAGACATCCTCATCGCCTGCGTTGATGGTCTAACTGGATTTCCTGAGGCCATCGCGACTATTTTCCCAGAGACAGAAACTCAGCTGTGTGTGATCCACCAAATTCGTAACTCGATGAAATATATCGCCTCTAAGAACCAGAAGGAATTTATGGCAGATTTGAAGCCAGTATATCGAGCATCGACAAAGGAAGCAGCTGAGCTAGCGCTCGATGAACTAGAGACCAAATGGGGTGATGCTTACCCATTAGTCATTAACTCCTGGCGTAGGAAGTGGCATAACTTATCGCATTACTTTAAGTACCCAGAACACATTCGAAAGGTGATTTATACCACCAATGCCGTGGAGGCTGTACATCGTCAGTTTAGAAAATTAACCAAAACTAAAGGGGCGTTTCCTAATGAAAATAGCTTGCTGAAACTACTGTACGCGGGCATATTAAATGCGTCAGAGAAATGGACAATGCCAATTCACAATTGGAGTCTCTGTTTATCTCAACTAGCTATTTATTTTGAAGGGCGTTTAGACAGCGTACTGGATATTTAA